GTCAGCATCAAGTCGGATATCGGCCTCGCTGCCAAGGAAGCGCAGGGCAAACCATTTCTGCCGTTGTCCGCGATAGCGCCCTCCGAGCGCTTTGCCCAGCAGCTCAGGGGGAAGGTCGTAAGTCAACCAGTCGGGGTGTTCGGCGAGAATCTCGGCACGGTCGGTCCCGATTTCCTCAGCAAGCTCGCGGAAAACGGCAATCCTCGGATCCTCGCCTTCGTCTATTCCTCCCTGCGGAAGCTGCCAGCCTCCAGGGCCCCCTTCCGCGTTGGGAAGATCGGCGCGGCGGCAAACAAGCACTCGTCCCAACGGGCCGAAGAGCACAGCGCCGACATTTCGCCGGTAGGGAAGGGTCGTCGGATCCATGACCTGATGCGCCTATGGTCGGGCTTGCGCCGTCGGACGCGTGACGACGGCACTCACCGGCGCAAGGAGGATACCGCGGAACTCGACGCCCTGGCTCCACGCGGCGAGTCGCTCCAGCGTGAGTTGGGCAGGACCGGCGATGCCCAAGGCAACGCCCCGCTCCCTTGCCAAGCGTTCCAGATCAGCCAAACGGGCCTCGATTTCCGGTCGTGACATCCGCTCATCCACAACGAGATCGGCTGTGCGCGAGGGAACCGCCGTCGGAGCGCGCTCGCCAGGTCGAGCCTCGATGAAGAGAAGACCCCGTTGCTGCAGAACCTCGTAAACCGGACGCATCGCCTCAGTGGCGGTCATGAAGCGCTCGCCACGCAACACGGCAGATGCGGCATTGGTGACGCCAACATAGCCCGTACCACGCCCAAGCACCCACTGCAGCCGAGCCATGTTTTCCGGCGGCGGATTGCCCGTCATCAACGCCCGCGGCCCGGGATCATTCAGGGGGAAGTTCGCCGGCTCCATCGGGATGCCGAGCAGCACCTCGTGTCCCGCCGCGCGCGCCGCCGCCATTTGGGTGTCCAGATTGAGCCCGTAAGGCGAGAAGGCGAGGCTGATCGCCCCAGGAAGCTGTTCGATAGCGAACCGCGTCGCCGTCTCGCTCATGCCGAGCCCGACCACGAGGACGGCGAGGCGGGGCCTGCGGTCCGCCTCGTCGAAGGGACGGGCGAAGGCGC
The sequence above is drawn from the Dehalococcoidia bacterium genome and encodes:
- a CDS encoding RNA pyrophosphohydrolase — protein: MDPTTLPYRRNVGAVLFGPLGRVLVCRRADLPNAEGGPGGWQLPQGGIDEGEDPRIAVFRELAEEIGTDRAEILAEHPDWLTYDLPPELLGKALGGRYRGQRQKWFALRFLGSEADIRLDADPNPEFDAWRWVDLYELPTLAVSFKRPIYEELVRAFAHLVRSVQERI
- a CDS encoding divergent polysaccharide deacetylase family protein, producing MVLAIAAGLALWAEFGGVPPAAVEPAPSLAEQGGSAAVPRLEPTVEARREPLLEAERRTGSDSAPRGESAAASPPAWRAFARPFDEADRRPRLAVLVVGLGMSETATRFAIEQLPGAISLAFSPYGLNLDTQMAAARAAGHEVLLGIPMEPANFPLNDPGPRALMTGNPPPENMARLQWVLGRGTGYVGVTNAASAVLRGERFMTATEAMRPVYEVLQQRGLLFIEARPGERAPTAVPSRTADLVVDERMSRPEIEARLADLERLARERGVALGIAGPAQLTLERLAAWSQGVEFRGILLAPVSAVVTRPTAQARP